ACAATAGAAGGAGCACCACTAACatgagactatgttaaacttaACTCAGGTTCCCCACCTCACAGAAGGAGCACTGTTCAGGATTCATTCCTGTATATGTATAGTACCAAGagtactatgtgtgtgtgtgtgtgtgttttgctcttTATCAATATTTACCACAGTGCTTGTAGACCTTTTATCAAATAAGCGCTCTGTGGATTGGAAGCAAAGCTAGAACTTTGCTGGTGTGGACTGAGTGATGTCAAACGCTCTGGGACAGACACTCTACGTGGAACGCTGCCAGTTTTACAGCCAGAAAGTGAAATCACAGAGCCGTTTAGTACTTAATAGCACCTTTAGATTGGACTagagttctttttttctctctcgaaTAAAGCCTCTTACACAAGCATGTGCATTTGATTGAGAGAAGCATCTTTTGAGTGCAAATCAATCTGTACATTTTGTGATTTGTTTAGGATTATAAGTGTTCCACCCTTTCGAGCTCAAATGGCTCGTTTTTATTTCCAGTTATGAGTTGTTGTACTGCCCTGTGTATGAACAAGAAGCTTAATCAAACTGGTCAAGTCATTGCATTTGTGGCACCCATTGAAGAGTTTGGTAATCAGATCAGGGCAGTGATAGGAAAAGATGAGCTTCATCACCCAAAGGGAGAGGGGAAGTCTAGAAAATAGAGAAAAGACTAGAAACAGGATATTTTAAATAGAAGTAAGTGGTGTAGAAAGAAAGCTCAAATCTTGAGGAGCGTATGTCTACACCAAACATAACCAGACTGAGGGTTATGTTAGAAGTTGGGCAGAGAGAAAAAGTGCTCCTGTGTGCTCACATCCTTAGCAGGTTAAGGACACCACCTAGGCCAGGGAGGTCCAATCTTATCCCCGGACGTcaggtgtgggtgcaggtttttgTTCCGATTATTCAGGAGCCTCACAGTTTAATCAGTTTATCTTAGCCGTCAGTAGACTATCGGTTGATGCTCCGGCTTGGACGGAAACGAAAATTTCCAGCCACGCTGTCTGTAAGATTGTACAGCCCTGATAAAGGGGAGTCCTCAACTGGAAAACCCCACTGAGTCAGTAGGCTGTTGATGTTTATGGACTCACTGAACACAAGACTGActgcatttctctttctctcaggtaACATATAACACCAGCTGTCAAACCTTAGCACAATTTCTTACTATAACTAAACAACACCTATCTTGCCATGTCTCTGAACAGTGGTAATCTGTCTTATTTTAAGAGATTTCCTTTTTTCCTGATTCCtgattctattttttattttatattttattttatttttttataataacattttcaaatattttttttccctcaaataaatatttcagactCCGTACAGGAAGCATTGTGCCATTAAAAGAGACAAATGAGCAACCAAACACTTCACTGCTCGAGAAGCTCCACACTGAGCTGTTTAACATGACATCGACAGCCTTTAATGTCACTTGAGACATGGGGGACGTGGCTACTAAgcaacaagcaaaaaaaaataatgcacaaaaaaatgtgcatgttCTGCACATGGTGAGATCAACCTTTGTCCTAAGCAGCATGGAACAGTCACAAATTTAGCACTAACATAAAAAAAGACATTctcatacattcacacatattTAGGTTAGATACACTGCTGTATCCAGACCACGCAGAGCGAATGCAGGTCTTGGCACATAACCTACAATATTGCAGGGCTGTTAGTACAAGCTCTTGGGCAGGTTAATACACTTGGCCCTCCAGATATggacagtttttttgttttcctggaCCACTTTTGGTCTCCTGTCTACTCATGGCTGTTGGAATAATCAACAGGCGACCTTGGCTGAAACGTTAACGCTATGAGCTTTGTTAGCAGAATTGGAACGGCAAGATGTTGTGCGTGCGGTTGACAAAACTGAAATCGATGTCAGATTTGCAAGACTGACAAAACACATAAACCGGCGAGTGGGGTTTATTAGCACCATACAAAAACATACAGGCTACCGCCTCTGCCCTAATTCTACTCACGCGGTCCAAAAGAGCAAAACACAAGGGCTGGAGCCATAGACAGCAAGTTTCTCCCTATCCACTtccatttattttaacaaataactttttttaattaggaGCATGAGGAGCAAACCTTCACAGCCTCTGTATGACTACAACCATGTTTACATAAACATtggttcatcatcatcatcatcattgtcgTCATCATCTGTGTTCCCAGGTGAACGCAGACAGAAGAGAAACCCGTGAGCCTCTTTAGAGTTTAACTTGTTAAAAAGTCCTTTAGAAGCACCACAAGTGGCATGGCGACAGGGATGTTGTGACGAGCAAGATGAACAGCAATCAAAAGCGAATGACACGTAAAGCATGTAAACGTGTGGCGAGCATTAAGGCACCAGGTTGGTTTTGGACGTTGTAGTGGACGCGCCGCGCAGGGGCACCACACATCTGCGCATGCTCACACTAGTGGAACAGCTCCTTTTTTtaagtacccccccccccccccccccccaatctccGTCCccaacaaacaagaaaaaaagaaaagaaagaaaaccccaCAGAAAACGTgggtttttttaatatatataagaaTCTAAATACATCTGATTCACAAAATCATAAATTTGTATTTCTAAGTTAGCACTTGAATGAAACGTGCCCGGACGGCAGTGGGCACACAGCAAAATCCTCAGTGTTGGATTTAACACCATGCTCTTTTGCGCCCAGAGGAATTAATCTAGCACTGTGGATTCAACATTGTGGATTTTGCTGTGCATGGTGCAACAGGGTTGATATATTTAATAGAAATAAACGTTTATATCATGTCATAATAGCATAATAGTCTCTCCGACCCCCGACTTTACTGAGTTGTTACTCTCCTTACCAACTCTAGAGTAGAAAACAAATGTTGCATGACGAGCTAACACGATTTCCTTTGCTCTTTATGCTTTTAAAAGGCATATGAGTACAAGTGCACGAATTCCTCGGTCGAGATCCGTTCAGCAGATGGACTGTGCGCGTGAGCCCACAATACAAACAGCACTTCATCCTAAACGTACCTTCAAACGgagatttcctttttttccccccatattaAAAATTTGGTTCACATAGTCCCAAATACAGTAGCTTTGTGCTAGAAAGTCTTAgcatttgttttccttttttctctttttcaatttgcactttgtaacagtatCATATCAGTATAATAGCTTGGACGTGTACAAAAAAACGCATGGGCAAACACACAACTCCGACCTATGACATTCTGACCGTCTCGGACACAGTTCGTGGATCGTGTTATCGATAGCAGCGGCTTACTTTTATATGGTTGAGTAAGTGGATAATAACCGGTCGATGAACGAAGTGATGCAACTGCAAAAATCTGTGAGTGTTGCGTGTGGATGACGATCCAGTGAAATCTCCCATCGCGGCATTTCTTTTACAGTAACTTCTGTCTACATGACCATTTCGTCGAAAAGTAGGCTATGTTCCGTCCTCCGCCGTTAAGCGTCACGTCCATTAATCCTCCTCCCCGTCATCGCCGTGCAGGGCCTCCGGTAAGAGCTCGCGCGCCCTCCTCTCCCTGCTcctctcctggatcttcttcatTTCATCCGCGTATTTGCAGAACGTGGCACCGAACTTGGACCACACTTTGCACGGCACCGTGATGGAGTTGCGGTACGTCGGCTTCACTTCGCTGACCCGCATAAACACGCCATACTTGTTCGAGCCCACGTCAAAGAAGAAGCGCTTGTTGTCCACGGTGAGCGACGTGCCCTCGGGCAGCTCCGCCGGATCCTCGTCCACGCCGTAGTCATCGATGAGCTTGGCCAAAGCGTCGCGGAACTCGATGAGCCCCTGCGCCGGAAGAGCGATGGTCTGGCCTTGCGCCGTGCCCAAGCCGGGGCCCCGATTCACGGTCTGTCGGATCCTCAGAAACCGCCCCCTCTGGTTCTCCTTCAGATCCATGTAGTACTTCCGATTCTCCCGCACTAGAAACTCGCTCTTGAGCGCTCGCCGCGGCTCGTCCTGCACTGTGTCCGGGTGGCTGGGGCCCAGCTGTGCGTAGTGCTCGATGAAGTCGCCCAAGTAGTCACGGAACTCCACGGCTACTGACATGGACAGGGTCAGGCGACTCTTATTTCCCGCAGCCCCGACCTCGGCGATCTTCAGAAAGCGGCCTTTGGCGTTCTGCTTCACGTCCAGGTAGAAGCGTTTGTTCTGGATGTCGACGCGCTTCGACGCCAGCTCCTCCGTGTCATGTTGGAGCCGCGATGAAGCGCCCATCGCCCCCTGGTGCATCGGGCCGCCACCGGGGCCTGTGGCGAATCCTCCGTGCTCGCTACCGCTGTCTCTGTCCGCCATGATGTAGCCTCCTCCGCTTACCTTCTCTCTCGTCTCTCCCTCACCCTGCTGCTAACCCCAACAGCCGCTCTCGCGATATCTGCAAACGACGCGCAGGAAAACTAAGGTACTGCAAAGGGGCATTCACTCAATTCCGGGAGGTTCAGTACCGCGACGTAAAATGGGCGTTTCTGGAGGTGTGGCAAAACGCCCccttacaaaatgaaataaaataaataaataaacacaggtCACCGAACATGCGCAGAATAATTTCGTTTTGCGCGGGCATTCGCAGGATCTGACATGTAAGATGTAGGACAAAACAGTTATATCGGTaactattgttttgttttgttttttaaatcctgtaaaTGCTAAATTAACTAGTTATTCAAACTGTCAACTTTGctcattctgtgtaaataaaGTTGAGTATGAAAACATAGAtaattatgagtttgtttgttttttataatggGGTAACAACAGGAAACGATACTGAGGTTAAAAAGTCTTGCATGATAGGACACAATAGAATTGGTGTAAAGTCAATAAGATTTTGAGATTATTTAAGTGAAATAAGCATTTCTTGGCAATAGTATTTTTCAGACATGAAACCACTGTGATCAGGTATCTGAAGTTATAGAGAAATAGATGTAAAAACCCCTGATCACTGACAGATCTGCAGAAAAAGGGTTTTCTTCCCAAACTGCGCATGATTGTTGACCTACGCAGATTCTCAaaataggccacgcccactcgaTGACGCAATATCTGTTACGCTGTCCTGAAATCCCTGGAAAAAAGTGCCTGCAGATCCTGGGAATGCCCGCGCAAATAAAGTATTCTGCGCATGTTCGGTGacctgtattttttattttattttttttgtaagggGGCGTCTTTGCCACACCCCTAGGAACGCCCATTTTACGTCGCGGTACTGAAACCCCCGGAATTTAGTGAATGCCGTAGTCCGAAAGACTGACGATTGTGGGTGTGTTAGGTAGCGTCAGAACGGCGCGTGACATACGCAGCATTGCGCAAgtcttgtgtgcgtgtgtatgtttggagagagagtgagagagattgagagagagagtgagagagagagagataccagGATAGAACACTTTTAGTTAGGGGAACATTTTCTTTACACGAGTCTTAGGCACCCCACATTTCATAGACATTTTTTCTTAAAGGTCCATTTATGCCTAGTCTGTCAGTAGAAAAGGGAAAATGATTTCCAAACAAT
The window above is part of the Ictalurus punctatus breed USDA103 chromosome 8, Coco_2.0, whole genome shotgun sequence genome. Proteins encoded here:
- the purab gene encoding transcriptional activator protein Pur-alpha — protein: MADRDSGSEHGGFATGPGGGPMHQGAMGASSRLQHDTEELASKRVDIQNKRFYLDVKQNAKGRFLKIAEVGAAGNKSRLTLSMSVAVEFRDYLGDFIEHYAQLGPSHPDTVQDEPRRALKSEFLVRENRKYYMDLKENQRGRFLRIRQTVNRGPGLGTAQGQTIALPAQGLIEFRDALAKLIDDYGVDEDPAELPEGTSLTVDNKRFFFDVGSNKYGVFMRVSEVKPTYRNSITVPCKVWSKFGATFCKYADEMKKIQERSRERRARELLPEALHGDDGEED